AGCTTGATGAAAGAGTCTGTGACTGTTGTCAAACCAGTTCAGCCATGACAGATGAAGGTCCTATCATTGTCTTTAGGGATCGGTCGGAAACCGAAATCAGGGACTTGGGTTTGGTAAAATGGGAAGAACAGAACTGGTCAGAAACCTTTCCTGTACATATGGACCTTTGGGAGATTGCCGCTTGCCCTGTCAATGGCCCAAAAATTTCTGCATGGAAAAATCACGTAGGAGTAGTATGGTATTCAGCAGCCAATGATCGTCCCGAAGTAAAAGTAGCATTTTCAGAGAATAACGGTAAAAACTTTGCTCCCCCCATTAAAATAGACATGGGAAAAACCATTGGAAGAGTAAGCATTGCCATGATCAATCAAGAAACAGCTTTTGTCACCTGGATGGAAGAAGGAAAAATTATGGGTAGAAAGGTCAATTCCCAAGGAAGGTTGGGGAATCCGATTGTCATTGCCCAAAGTTCAGAAAAACGCTCCAGCGGATTTCCGCAATTATCCTATGACGGTGAAAATATTTGGTTGGCATGGACAGAAGATTCCGAAGATTGGAGAAAAATAAAAGTGAGTAAAATAAGTGTCGAGAGCATTTTGAAATAAAATCAATCACTGATGGTGGTAGGGCTCATTTTTTAAAATAGTAAAAGCCCGGTACAACTGTTCTACGAAAAACACCCTGACCATTTGATGGGAAAAAGTCATTTTGGAAAGAGAGATTTTGCCATTAGCTCTATGGTATACGCTTTCTGAAAAACCATAAGGCCCTCCAATCACGAAAATCAATTGCTTCAGGCCTGAATTCATTTTCTTTTGGAGATAATCTGAAAAATCCACCGAGGAATATTGCTTTCCCTGTTCATCCAGCAAAACCAATTCATCTGAGGACTGTACTTTTTTCAGAATAAGTTCTCCTTCTTTTTCCTTTTGGGCTGCTTCGGACAGGTTTTTGGAATTTTTCAGGTCAGGAATAATTTCCAATTCAAACTTGATATAAAATCCCAAACGCTTGATATACTCCTCCAAAAGGGTTTGGATAGCGGAATGGTCTGTTTTGCCGACGGCGATAAGTCTGATCTGCATCCTGCAAAATAATTAAAGCTTCTCCTAAAAATCTTGATCGGGTAGATTTAATTTGGAAAAAACTGTTTGGAAGACTTGGATGAAAGCCAAAAAGGCAGATTGGATATTTAGAATTTTAGGTCTAAGTTTAGATAATTCAAAAATATCCGCAATAAGTTGCGCAAAGCATTCCAAAATGGAACAAATAGCGCAATAAGTTTCGGGAAGAGAACCGTTGAACTAAACCTCCTTCGTCGGTAGTTTTTCTGTATTCCATCATAAAGGCCTGATTTTTAACAATATGTATTAAATTTATTCCATGTTCAATCTTTAACTAATTTAATCATGGAAAAAAAAGTTTGCGCCAGAGGATGTATGAGGAGATGTCCTACAGACATTATTCTCCCAGAAGCATCAAGACCTATCTTAGCCTGGTATCTGTAGTATCAGCTCATTTTGGAAAAAGTCCGGATCTGATCAGTATCCCCGAATTAAAGGACTACCTTTTTAAAAGGATCAGTTTGGACGGACTTTCGGTATCAAGCATAAACCAGACAATCAGTGCCTTTAAAATACTTTTCAAAGACGTGCTTGAAAGAGATTGGGATACTATCAGGATCAAACGGCCAAGACGTCCCAAGCTGCTTCCGGTTGTATTCTCAAAGGAAGAAGTGTCGCATATCCTTAAGAGTATCAGGAACAGAAAACACTATTGCCTGATCGCTCTCACCTACGCCTCAGGACTCAGGATGGGAGAGGTAATCAACCTGAAACCCTGCGATATTGACAGCGACCGGATGCAGGTCAAAGTCAGGGGCGGAAAGGGTTATAAAGACAGGTACACACTTCTTCCGGAGCAGTTACTGGTAAAGCTCAGGGATTATTTCAGAGGCTACCGTCCACTTACTTACCTTTTTGAAGGCCAAGAACCGGGAAAGCCTTACAGTGAGACAAGCGCCCGCTGTATACTCAAAAAGGCTATGAAGAAAGCAGGGATAAAAAAGCAGGCGTGCTTCCATACCCTTCGCCATTCTTTTGCCACACATCTGCTCGAGCAGGGAACCAATGTCAGGATTATCCAAGAGCTGTTGGGACACAGGTCCCTTAAGACCACTACGGTTTACCTGCATATAAGCAACCTGACCCCCGCGCAGATCAAAAGTCCCCTGGATGAGCTTTGATGGAGGCTGTTAACAAGAGGAATGGTGGGGCTGAACTCTCAACAGTCCTGGATTCCCAAAAGGAGGTCTTCCTATCGCAGAAGCATCTGTGCCCTGATCAGAGAAAGGCCTTTAACGACATCCTCCATTGCCGGACATCACAAATGGGCTCACACAGTCTCTGTTGTGACTCCTGCGGTACGGTCAAAGTCTGCTATAACAGCTGCAGGAACCGCCACTGTCCGAAGTGCCAGTACATCAAGCAGCAGCTTTGGGTGGAAAAGCTAAAGTGCAGGCTTCTGCCTGTCAGGTACTTTCACGCCGTGTTTACGGTTCCTGAGTTTCTCAATCCATTGTTCTACATCAACCAGAGGTTCTGTTACAACCTGCTCTTTGAATGTTCTGCAAAAGCAGTAAAGAAGACGGCCCTGAACCCGGTATTTCTGGGAGTCGAAAGCGGCTGTCTGTCGGTACTCCACACTTGGGGCCAATCCCTGAACTACCACCCCCACATCCATATGCTGGTTCCTGCAGGAGGCCTTGACAGTGACGGGATGCAGTGGCTGTATGCCGGTAAAAAGTTCTTCGTTCCGGTAAAGGCCCTTTCGTCCGTGTTCCGGGGACTGTTCATGGAAAGGCTTCTGGGAGCACTGGAGGATAACCTTCTCAGGATACCTGACGGGCAGAAAGAGCTGTTTGCCGATATCAAAAGTCTGAAAAGGGAATCTTACGCAAAGATGTGGAATGTCTATATCAAGAAGACTTTCAGGGGGGCGGGCCAGGTGGTCAGCTACCTTGGCAGGTATACCCACAGGGTAGCGATCAGCAACAGCCGTATTCTGGATACAGATGGTGAAACCGTAAAGTTCAGGTGGAAGGATTACAGGGACAACAAAACCAAAACCATGTTGCTTGCCTGTTCCGAGTTTGTCAGAAGATTTATGCAACATGTACTGCCAACAGGCTTCTACAAAATCCGCTATTACGGCATCTTGGCCTCGGCCAACAGCAACACCAAAATGAATGAATGTTTCAGGCTGTTGAACATAACAAGGGAGGTGTCATTTTACCATGGGCTGAGCACCTACGAGGTGATGGAGGAGATTTTCGGAGAAGAGATGTTCAGGTGTACCTGCTGCAAGAACGGAAGGATGGTCTTTGCCCCGCCCGGGGAAAAAGGAAACGGTCCCTGAATGAAAAAGCAGGGATGAAGTTCTTTGAAAAGCTGAAAGAAAAACAAAACAGAGGTTCTGTTACAGGGAAAGGTATGCCCGGTCCCAAACAAAATTTCCGGGTAAAAAAGCGGAATCCGTCCAAAACTTCAGGACAATGGTCCAAAACCAGACAAAACCTTCAAAGCAAAGCAGATAAATACCCATAGGTGTAGCACGGCTTAGTCCAACTATGTTTTAAACGCAATCTTGAAACGCCAATTTATTTTGGCTATTTTTTTGGCTAGATTGCGTCTAAAACACTTTACGTTGAACTAAACCTCCTTCGTCGGTAGTTTTTCTGTATTCCATCATAAAGGCCTGATTTTTAACAATATGTATTAAATTTATTCCATGTTCAATCTTTAACTAATTTAATCATGGAAAAAAAAGTTTGCGCCAGAGGATGTATGAGGAGATGTCCTACAGACATTATTCTCCCAGAAGCATCAAGACCTATCTTAGCCTGGTATCTGTAGTATCAGCTCATTTTGGAAAAAGTCCGGATCTGATCAGTATCCCCGAATTAAAGGACTACCTTTTTAAAAGGATCAGTTTGGACGGACTTTCGGTATCAAGCATCAACCAGACAATCAGTGCCTTTAAAATACTTTTCAAAGACGTGCTTGAAAGAGATTGGGATACTATCAGGATCAAACGGCCAAGACGTCCCAAGCTGCTTCCGGTTGTATTCTCAAAGGAAGAAGTGTCGCTTATCCTTAAGAGTATCAGGAACAGAAAACACTATTGCCTGATCGCTCTCACCTACGCCTCAGGACTCAGGATGGGAGAGGTAATCAACCTGAAACCCTGCGATATTGACAGCGACCGGATGCAGGTCAAAGTCAGGGGCGGAAAGGGTTATAAAGACAGGTACACACTTCTTCCGGAGCAGTTACTGGTAAAGCTCAGGGATTATTTCAGAGGCTACCGTCCACTTACTTACCTTTTTGAAGGCCAAGAACCGGGAAAGCCTTACAGTGAGACAAGCGCCCGCTGTATACTCAAAAAGGCTATGAAGAAAGCAGGGATAAAAAAGCAGGCGTGCTTCCATACCCTTCGCCATTCTTTTGCCACACATCTGCTCGAGCAGGGAACCAATGTCAGGATTATCCAAGAGCTGTTGGGACACAGGTCCCTTAAGACCACTACGGTTTACCTGCATATAAGCAACCTGACCCCCGCGCAGATCAAAAGTCCCCTGGATGAGCTTTGATGGAGGCTGTTAACAAGAGGAATGGTGGGGCCGAACTCTCAACAGTCCTGGATTCCCAAAAGGAGGTTTTCCTGTCGCAGAAGCATCTGTGCCCTGACCAGAGAAAGGCCTTTAACGACATCCTCCATTGCCGGACATCACAAATGGGCTCACACAGTCTCTGTTGTGACTCCTGCGGTAGGGTCAAAGTCTGCTATAACAGCTGCAGGAACCGCCACTGTCCGAAGTGCCAGTACATCAAGCAGCAGCTTTGGGTGGAAAAGCTAAAGTGCAGGCTTCTGCCTGTCAGGTACTTTCACGCCGTGTTTACGGTTCCTGAGTTTCTCAATCCATTGTTCTACATCAACCAGAGGTTCTGTTACAACCTGCTCTTTGAATGTTCTGCAAAAGCAGTAAAGAAGACGGCCCTGAACCCGGCATTTCTGGGAGTCGAAAGCGGCTGTCTGTCGGTACTCCACACTTGGGGCCAATCCCTGAACTACCACCCCCACATCCATATGCTGGTTCCTGCAGGAGGCCTTGACAGTGACGGGATGCAGTGGCTGTATGCCGGTAAAAAGTTCTTCGTTCCGGTAAAGGCCCTTTCGTCCGTGTTCCGGGGACTGTTCATGGAAAGGCTTTTGGGCGCACTGGAGGATAACCTTCTCAGGATACCCGAAGGTCAAAAAGAGCTGTTTGCCGATATCAAAAGTCTGAAAAAGGAATCTTACGCAAAGATGTGGAATGTCTATATCAAGAAGACTTTCAGGGGGGCGGGCCAGGTGGTCAGCTACCTTGGCAGGTATACCCACAGGGTAGCGATCAGCAACAGCCGTATTCTGGATACAGATGGTGAAACCGTAAAATTCAGGTGGAAGGATTACAGGGACAACAAAACCAAAACCATGTTGCTTGCCTGTTCCGAGTTTGTCAGGAGATTTATGCAACATGTACTGCCAACAGGCTTCTACAAAATCCGCTATTACGGCATCTTGGCCTCGGCCAACAGCAACACCAAAATGAATGAATGTTTCAGGCTGTTGAACATAACAAGGGAGGTGTCATTTTACCATGGGCTGAGCACCTACGAGGTGATGGAGGAGATTTTCGGAGAAGAGATGTTCAGGTGTACCTGCTGCAAGAACGGAAGGATGGTCTTTGCCCCGCCCGAAGGAAAAGC
This window of the Aquiflexum balticum DSM 16537 genome carries:
- a CDS encoding tyrosine-type recombinase/integrase, coding for MYEEMSYRHYSPRSIKTYLSLVSVVSAHFGKSPDLISIPELKDYLFKRISLDGLSVSSINQTISAFKILFKDVLERDWDTIRIKRPRRPKLLPVVFSKEEVSHILKSIRNRKHYCLIALTYASGLRMGEVINLKPCDIDSDRMQVKVRGGKGYKDRYTLLPEQLLVKLRDYFRGYRPLTYLFEGQEPGKPYSETSARCILKKAMKKAGIKKQACFHTLRHSFATHLLEQGTNVRIIQELLGHRSLKTTTVYLHISNLTPAQIKSPLDEL
- a CDS encoding IS91 family transposase produces the protein MEAVNKRNGGAELSTVLDSQKEVFLSQKHLCPDQRKAFNDILHCRTSQMGSHSLCCDSCGRVKVCYNSCRNRHCPKCQYIKQQLWVEKLKCRLLPVRYFHAVFTVPEFLNPLFYINQRFCYNLLFECSAKAVKKTALNPAFLGVESGCLSVLHTWGQSLNYHPHIHMLVPAGGLDSDGMQWLYAGKKFFVPVKALSSVFRGLFMERLLGALEDNLLRIPEGQKELFADIKSLKKESYAKMWNVYIKKTFRGAGQVVSYLGRYTHRVAISNSRILDTDGETVKFRWKDYRDNKTKTMLLACSEFVRRFMQHVLPTGFYKIRYYGILASANSNTKMNECFRLLNITREVSFYHGLSTYEVMEEIFGEEMFRCTCCKNGRMVFAPPEGKANGP
- a CDS encoding tyrosine-type recombinase/integrase, with product MYEEMSYRHYSPRSIKTYLSLVSVVSAHFGKSPDLISIPELKDYLFKRISLDGLSVSSINQTISAFKILFKDVLERDWDTIRIKRPRRPKLLPVVFSKEEVSLILKSIRNRKHYCLIALTYASGLRMGEVINLKPCDIDSDRMQVKVRGGKGYKDRYTLLPEQLLVKLRDYFRGYRPLTYLFEGQEPGKPYSETSARCILKKAMKKAGIKKQACFHTLRHSFATHLLEQGTNVRIIQELLGHRSLKTTTVYLHISNLTPAQIKSPLDEL
- the rlmH gene encoding 23S rRNA (pseudouridine(1915)-N(3))-methyltransferase RlmH, with the translated sequence MQIRLIAVGKTDHSAIQTLLEEYIKRLGFYIKFELEIIPDLKNSKNLSEAAQKEKEGELILKKVQSSDELVLLDEQGKQYSSVDFSDYLQKKMNSGLKQLIFVIGGPYGFSESVYHRANGKISLSKMTFSHQMVRVFFVEQLYRAFTILKNEPYHHQ
- a CDS encoding IS91 family transposase gives rise to the protein MEAVNKRNGGAELSTVLDSQKEVFLSQKHLCPDQRKAFNDILHCRTSQMGSHSLCCDSCGTVKVCYNSCRNRHCPKCQYIKQQLWVEKLKCRLLPVRYFHAVFTVPEFLNPLFYINQRFCYNLLFECSAKAVKKTALNPVFLGVESGCLSVLHTWGQSLNYHPHIHMLVPAGGLDSDGMQWLYAGKKFFVPVKALSSVFRGLFMERLLGALEDNLLRIPDGQKELFADIKSLKRESYAKMWNVYIKKTFRGAGQVVSYLGRYTHRVAISNSRILDTDGETVKFRWKDYRDNKTKTMLLACSEFVRRFMQHVLPTGFYKIRYYGILASANSNTKMNECFRLLNITREVSFYHGLSTYEVMEEIFGEEMFRCTCCKNGRMVFAPPGEKGNGP